In Episyrphus balteatus chromosome 4, idEpiBalt1.1, whole genome shotgun sequence, the sequence taaatatttttttttgttttattatttttttcagttcatAAATGTTTtgagtttcttttttaattttttttgttttatttttttggaatttaatacttagctataaaaatttaaataaatcatgATAAAATCAATGCAAAGCGTTATGCATCCTGTCGAGATGCATTTTcttataataatacaaaaaaatacaggtTTTAATTGTGCAATTTCAGGAATTttataacaacaaaataaaaaaaaaaaagaattaataataaatgattaactataatatttaaatatggCGATAATGcagaataaataatataaatgtattttctcaacaaaaaaaagtaataatattaatgagtaaaaaataaaaataatcgatgtctaaaataataaacaaaaaatctattacTATCTATTCTAATGTTgtagttgaattttgtttttttcttttttattaaatctgaAGATggttatatacaaaattaaatcaaaataattattatgttCTCATTTTGGCGAAAGgtgattaaaagaaattttaaattaaaaacaaaaaaaaaaaaaacaaaaaaaaaactttaggataaacaaaatttaaataaataaaaatgttaatattgaaaaaaaagaacaaaattgaactttatataaaaatagtttttattgttttcttttgtaaatttttattttatcattaaaaaaaacattaaaactacaaaaaaaaaaatacaaaaacacaatccttaaatacatacataaatataactTGATGTTAAATGGAATCAAActtaacttgtttttatttataaatcctTTTAATTCACAACTTATTCAGCGTTGTAATAAGCGCAtgattgaaacaaaaaagcctccaTTCAGCGCTATTGTAAATTTCCGTATAAGAAACTGAATACCAGAGATTTTAAAGCTAAACGAGTTTTACTTGGATTAAATCAAGCTATTTTGCTGCCCTTTGTTGCCAGGATCAACTTTTGattcacaaaataaataataataatctaagtacgcaatattttggttttgttgttattttgttgctcaattcttgaatttgttgctcaaTGATTTGACCATTAAATCGACTGCGGCAGATGCATCATTTTTGAGACTTTATCgataagcttaaaaaaaaactaaaaaatccctAACTTTGATTACTTAACTCCCTTCAAGAAAGCGTAAAGTAAAACTCAACATTTGTCTTTGAAGGGCCCCAATCCCACAATTAACCTCATATATTGCTTAATATTCATTTCAACCTTTAAACCTTTCATTATTCATCTTAGCTAGTTGCTTGCCttatttttccaaacaaaagtaaatacacataactttttttggtttaaaaacattACTAGCGTTTCTTTCGATTTATtgcttaatattaaaattttaataaatagttttaaataaaagatgAATGTATAAATAATGACTTATAATTGATTATGACTTATGACACACGCagataaatagaaaaattaaaataatgcaaaaaaaaattaattattatcttGATATTGAGCATCTTTAAGAATATGTGCAAATTCAAACTTGACTCGTTCTCTTTCACTTCTTGTCATGGCTCGCAATGAATCAGCTAATGACAAGCAATACATTTCAATGGCATCTGGAGCATTGCGATCCAACTCTCTTCGTGTTGGCTGATTCCATTCTTCTTCTCTCCGCTGTGTACTTGATGATCTGAAATCCGATACAGATGATGTTGCTACTTCATTGATTTCTGGACTTTTGGTTGGTATCGGTGTAGTTTCTGTGGGTGTTTCTGCTGTGGTATCATCTGATGCCGTGACTTTACTTAAATCAGCATCAGCTAATATTGTAGGTTTAACATCTACTTCGTCATCTACGGGATAAGAAGACATTCCAACGGTTGATTCATCTTCACTCGGTTCAACCATGACAATTTCATAGAAATCATCTTGATTATCGGGCTTATAAATGTAACCACTGCTATCTGATGATTTTCGatcactaaaataaaaaaataaaaaaattaaatttactatgGTTGGTCAATATACAAACATGGTGTCCACTAAAATAAAATTCCCTgaccaatttcaaaatattgtttgGAGATATCATTTCATAGGTGCGtttatttacattttgtttACCCTTTCCTCAATTTCATCGCCTCTACGATTAGGCTCAAGGAGATTATGAGGGAAGCTTTGAAATCTCTTTGTGTAAAGATTATCACTTTTATGTTGAAGCACTtctttaaacactttttttctcTAACTATCGAATCTCACAatattttaaggaaatttaGTACACCCCGTTTCGGATGTAAACAAACTTCTCCTTGCTGTAGTGTCTTTGAAAACGTTTATAAGTAACaagtaagtaagtaattaattcattttattgattttttcttttgatacacGTTAATAATTTAAAGCCATTGCCGTCAGCTAGGTTAGCAAATTTATATGtgtataaaaataacttttcttatataaaataataaatacatttaaCTATGTATTAAAATTCTgtgaaaattaacattttatactACTTGTAAATATCTTTAAAGAATAAGGCGAGAGATTTTGAGTCAGTTCTTTCCAACAGCTTTATTGTTTCCTCAATTGATAGGGTCCTTATTCCAAAGTATGAACATCGCTGTTATGCAAAAATGGGACATATGCTCATATGCAGTCTCTTCTTTGGATTTAAGGTTACATACCCTCCCTGTTCATTTGAGCTAGAAACATGAGTTGTGAAAACGTTTATGAACAAGTCTTAAGAAGATATGAAGGTCCTAACAAGAAACACTCGAGAGCCCAGACTTCATTGATCCATGAACAACATGAACACCACATAACCCAGTATCAAGGAGTTGCATGGCATCTGGGGGTGTCTCTTTTCACTcttgctttagtttttttttttttttttaatgacaaattaAAATTTGGCCCATCCATAGACACTTGAAGAATTTATGTTTGTCTTAATACTGGATCCCGTTAAAAAGTGTATTAAATTATCTTTGGATTTTACAAACCCACAAATTCGCTCTTTAAATATCGTTTACGGTGCAGGGTCAAAAGTCCACAggccaaaagtccataatggACTTTTGGCTTACTAGTGTGGGTCATAGCTTCacaaatcaattatggacttaCAACCCACCCACGAGGGTCAAAAGTTCACACAAAAATTTGTAACCAATTAGGAAAGTCAAAATTCATAATGGGGCTCAACTCTCATCTTCTAATTTTTTTCGCAATATCTCTCcacaacatacatacatacatatatgtgcctatgattatgaaagtggactaagtcactttttgcattgtttgaagaaaaacttacataataattttcttataacgatttaattatatttcttttatgaaatcactagaggagcaataaagaagtctatttgctgcaatttcgctttcaaataaactttaccccttaaataataatttttttttaggctagatttgatgccatttttaggagtgacttagtccactttcataattaagggcacatataaaaaaaaagtaagcaaatatcttttaaattcgAGTGAATCTCagaaaattactttaataaGAATTCAAAACTGGAACACTCGTCGATTTTCGAAAGTTTCTTCTTTAAATGTTCAACTGGTTTGCCATGAAATTAGTCCAAGTGAAATAAGACCAACTTCCAAAAGTTGGTTTTActtcaattttcaacatttatacAATAATTTCACaagctttttaaaacatttgaataCACATTAGAATAcacattaaatgaaaaaagccCGTTTTGCTAATTGTATGATGAGCGAACACCAAAGATGTTATAACTCGGTAAACGCgatgcggaaaaaaatttggtcacatgagaatctatttaaattgcaCAAGCCGGACGCGAACCGGAAacaaattttgcccacgggagaatcaattttgaggtgatTCTCATGTgaccaaatttttttcacttcgctTTCCGCCAATCAATtgggatttatttgtttttaatcttcgtaagataacactggtttacaagggttttgttgccgaaacaaaattatacttttctaaaggttttcggtgtgctgaactcgaatccgaagtcagaaacaactaatcagctcccgtttttgagatattaccgttagaaaatgcaaaaaaatgtttttttgagttcttcggaccttattcttttgtataaggaaaatcgtttgagcatatttagtaacggtctctataagaactgttttccatctttcgatacctgtttaaatcttttcaatatcttttgtattgcctgagatatcttaaaatgaagtaagtcggtttggcttcatacatcataaaggagataattacgtaataaaatttataaaaataccaaacaactgaggatatctcgagcagtaaaaaagatatcggaaagattaaaacagatttaaaaaggtggaaaatagttcttttaaaaaccgttactaaatatgctcaaacaattttccttgtataaaagaataaggtccaaagtactgcattttctaacggtaatatttcaaaaacgggagctgataaattttttttgtcttcggattcgagttcagcacaccgaaaaccttcagaaaagtatatttttgtttcggcaacaaaaaaaaagtttaattttgttaaccagtgtaattaattaacccgctttgtttgcgagatagttGCCCAAATCATTGGCGATTATCACTATGTGACTCCAAACTAATCgtcatttgaacaaaattttgttctgcTTTCTTTGTgctagttttcgaaaatttctcAATATGCTTTACAAACGAAACTCGAGTCAgttaagaaaaacataaaattaaaaaaaaaaaaaataaaattaggcataaaaaaactaaaaaatcaatttacaaaaatgttcttgaaaaaaaaaattgaacgttGACCCTGCACCATCGTTTACATACTAAGACCATGCCTTTTCTTTAATCGAAGAAACAAAATCCATTTGTCTTTTTTGAGCTACTTCAAATCTATTTACAGCTTTAAGGAGTTTATCTTCAAAGTTAGGTGCGATGCTGTGATTGATAACATAACTAACTATACATTTTTTCTCagagaatatttaaaaaatgatataaaaaatatcCCTGACCGCTTTCTAAATTCCCTGACTTCCTTGTGTTCCTTGACATTCCCGTTAAACGGACACCATGATATAAGGTACTTAAGTAAACTTACCCTTTTTTCTTGTATGTAAAAGCCGTCGTCTTCAAAAACGACAAATCTCGAGTTAATCTTCTTCGACGTATATTTgggtttttcggatttttgatTTCAGTTAAATAATTGTAGCGTATGTTCTTCCACTTGACTTGACATATTTTTGCTAGAAAACAAAAAGAGTTCAATAGCCAAATTAACTTCTGACTCTTGGGATAATAGAATCAATCGAACTTACATGAAGCACCAAGCATTCGAGATATTTTGTGCCATATTTCTTGACGAGCACTATTTCGTCTGTAATTTATATCGTTCACATCATAAATGGCCGGATGAGCCCTGACCAAATCGATTAATCGgtcatcttttatttttttgtgtacatggaaaatgtaaagaaaaatatcaacaaaaaactatgcaaaatttttgtttatttatttaccaAATGTTAAGGTGGAACCGTTATAATTATAATCTAATATAGACATATTtattaatgtttatattattccttattattactttttggaataaaatttatttaggtaattagacgaatttttttgattttgaacttGGTCCTTGTGAAAAATGTAGAATGAAATCCTTGATGCGAATGCGAAATGTCATTTCAGCTGCTATCCTTTTTTCAAGTTCTGTGTGATCGATTTTTGATTGGTCACTGAAAAGACTTGTTTGATTTGATAATTTTAAGAAGTTACAGAAATGCCGGTTCGAAGAGTGATGCCAAATTGCTTTCTTTTTACTCacttcaagcctggtacgcagttcgagataaattttagctcgcatacaaattatcgaaaatttttagccgaggtAAAATGAATCCCATACAaactatcgataacttgtatgggaattttatctcggctaaaatttagctcgatctgcgtaccaggcctCAAAAGTTAACAAAAACTAGATGGCTTTCTTGGGtggtagaaaaaaattaaaaagaacgaTGTGATGGCTActaaaaatagaattaaataaattttaattacaaaaatgtaaattaattaatactTTTGAGTGGACGTGGTTAGGGCCAGTTGTATACAAGAGGTAAAATTACAATGgaaactttttacaaaaaatgagCAATTTAcaaaagctgcgttcctttggaaatatttatctactttttagtacttaaagctgccttgaactactttttcaatatagcaataaaagtagttcaaagtagttttaagtactaaaaagtagataaatatttccaaaggaacgcagctaaaagtacaaatttttttcttcaagtaattttgaaaaaaactataaggcagctattacatgaagcctcaagaggcttgactcttttttcgaattttcttttgataatcattctgtgaggtgcgtactattacacgatgcctcttgagtcaaagactcaaatttgacatttctcttttgatttaagtattgttgttgttgtattccaccaagaagcaaaaagaatgaaagggaatgttgaaaaaagaaagagtggaaaaagaaacgtcaaaaaagagtctcagaattttggcccacgactctccggtcgtcTCGGATTTTTGGACGAGCAACAAGTAACATCGCGGCTAACTTTAATCCGCAATTAATTTATACATCAGTAGAGCAAAAGTGAAATTAAATAGTCcaatcaattcaaaattaaattgtcttACCAACCACGCtacaattttggtaattttaacaaaaaaataaaaataaaataacaatttctCAACGGCACATGTGCGAACCGCCATAACCATAAAGCCACATACAAAAAACATCCAAGGACCCGGTGAGGTGGACTGCCCCCACATGGGGAGCTCCTCGAAATCCTGTAGCAGCTCAAGTagcactaaaaataaaaaagaagaatcaGCAaccataacgaagaaaaaaccTAACGCTAAAAACGCTGCGTTATTAAACAGCCCTAACCAGATGCGTGCAGCACATTTGCTCATGCAACTGAAAAACGATGGATTTTCAAACATCCTAACGGATCAGCCTCTTAACAAAAGGGCTAAACCTAGCAACGATGTCGATATGGATTTCATCGAGGAATTCAACGAAAGTTGGAAGGAGGCGAAAAGAAGCGCCAAATCGCCAACCCCAATTGCCCCAGCAACAGAGGCAATAAATAACAGTAACCGCTTCTCAACCTTGAGcgacataaaatttttaaagagttCGTCTACCAATAGACGCAACTTTAAAATACCATCTCAAACAACAGACGAGTCAGTAGCTCACACTACCAACGAAGAAATCGCCACCAACCCGCAAGCTAACACCAACACCGCCACTACCAACACCGCCACCACCAACACCGCCACCACCAGCACCGCCACCACCAACAACGCCACCACTTCAGCTTCCACCGAAACCAGCACCAGCGCTGCTGCAACACCAGGAGAAGTCATCGTAGGAGGTTCCAGCCATCGTAAAATTAATTCAAGTAAGTTTTGCCCAGccataattttagaaaatacaaATGTAAAACAATTAGAATTAGATCTAAGTAGTCTATCAAAATCAggtgattttaaattttattttaaaaaccataaaaatggTACGTCCAAGCTCTATTTAAACAATCCCAAAGTCCACCAGGAGCTGATGGACAAAATTAGAGAGAGTGGAGAGATTCAGGGATATTCATACAcccttaaagaaaataaaacacttaACTTAATCCTCAGGGGTTTAACATCCGACTTCAATGAATCGGATATCCATAGTTATCTAGAAAGCGTCCTGCCGGGAACGGTAGAAAAAGTCTCGGTCTTCTCAACGGAGAGATCCAGAAGCTTAGGTTTCAATACCAACCTCTTCCTTGTTAGACTCAACAAGGGAATACTCTCAAATgagattataaaaataaactttgtattaaacacaaaaattagTTGGGAAAGACCCAGAGGCAATACAGGGGTATTGCAATGCAGACGTTGCCAAAGTTTTGGCCACTTGGCTAAAAACTGtggcaaaaattataaatgtgtTAAATGTATCCATACCCACCAGCCAGGCAATTGTCCAGTGAAGTCGACCCCTGAGTCGAAAGCACACTGCGTCAATTGTGACAAAGAACACCCAGCCAATTATCGTGGCTgtcaaaaatataaagaatacaTCAACTCCAGAAAAAAATCCATCCTTGAAGCTAACCAAAAGAAATCGGAAGGCATAAGCCTTGCCAAAAATCTATCAAACGCAATACTTCCACAAAAATCTTTCGCTAGCCTCTTTAGGCAAGAATCAAGTGCACCTCTGGGTCTCTCCCAACCAAAAACCACAAACAGTAATTACCTGAACCAATTTCTAGACCTCTCCAAAGATCTCTTTGGAATCAGTGTTTCCGAACTTTTGACTAAGATtgaaaatttcgtaaaaaacatcaataaaagTGGATCCCTCCAACAAAAAAGATTAGAATATTTAAACCTCCTCAATGAGGTAATGATAAGCACACCATAATGATATTAAAAACTCTAAGCTATAACATTTCGTCCTTAATAGAACAGAGCAGGAGAATCGAACTTCTTAAAATTCTCCTTGCTCACAATATCACGGTTGCGTTCATCCAGGAAACACACCTTAAACACAGACACAAAGTATTTTTAGacaattataattttctttccAATCCTTTTAACCAAGGCGTAGCTATAGCtataaaaaacaacataagttaTACAAATGTGCAACTAATAAATCCAATCTTCCCAAGTAACTTCTGTTACATAAGCCTCACTATTAATAacatctcaaaaaaaattttactgggTTCTCTATACTTCCCCTCTAACTGCCAATCCAATCTTATGATAGAAGAACTAGAGAAAATAAATACCTTATCCGAAGCATTTGACGGGGCCATCCTGGGTGGCGACTTAAACGCTAGACACCCTAATTGGGGAGACTCTAAAATCAACCAAAATGGTAGAAACCTAGACCACTGGTTCAATACTAACAACCCTCAGCTAATAAACATCACCCCCCCAGATCCAACATTCCCAAGAAGCTCGGCTTACCTCGACCACTTTTTAGTTTCTCCCAATTTGATCAATGTATTTGATAATaactacataatcaaaacaATTCCAACTTTCAGTGACCATTTCCCAGCTATACTGCAACTGACTATATCGGATGCAATGCTGCCCCTAGTTGAACCTTATGTAGGTAAATCCTACAAAAATACCAACTGGCCCAGATTTAGGGAAGACCTAGATTTAACCTTAAGCACTGTTCTTCCATCTCCCTTTATTTCCCTCTCGAATGCACAAATAGATCGGAAAATAAGTACTTTCAACGAAACCATTTCTGACACTTTAGAGCTTCACTCCTCCAGTTCTGTATGtaatactaaaaaatataaagatcTTCCAAGTGACATTAACAATCTATACAAAATTAAACACCTTTggcaaaaaaatctcaaaaaaatcttCCACAGATCATACAACAAAGTAAACTGTGAGTACAAAGCCCTTTCAAGTAAAATTTCCCTACTCAAAATAAtcataaaagaaaaagttagtATTTGGCTAAATAACCAACTCAGCCTAAAACTCAGTAACATCAAACCAGGTCCACAAGCTTTTAAAGAAGCAGCTAAACTAACAGGTAAAAAGAAACGATTCATATGCGACCAAATCTCAATCGGAAACCGTATAATTACAAACGAATCCGAGAAAGTTAACACCTTTAAAGAACACTTCAGGGAACTCTACAGTGAAAAAATTCCTTCTTATGACCCCAATGTTGTTGTTTCAGTACAGGCAGAAATGATTCGCTTAGCCGAATCTATGCCAGAAAGAATATTCAtcttttcaaatgaaaactcCGCCATCAACCAAAATAACCAGTTTTTCACTTCTATCCCGGAAGTGACAAACATAATCAAAAATCTTAAAGCTAAAAAATCGACAGGCCCGGACAATATTTccaatttt encodes:
- the LOC129918119 gene encoding transcription factor Adf-1; the protein is MSILDYNYNGSTLTFDDRLIDLVRAHPAIYDVNDINYRRNSARQEIWHKISRMLGASSKICQVKWKNIRYNYLTEIKNPKNPNIRRRRLTRDLSFLKTTAFTYKKKGDRKSSDSSGYIYKPDNQDDFYEIVMVEPSEDESTVGMSSYPVDDEVDVKPTILADADLSKVTASDDTTAETPTETTPIPTKSPEINEVATSSVSDFRSSSTQRREEEWNQPTRRELDRNAPDAIEMYCLSLADSLRAMTRSERERVKFEFAHILKDAQYQDNN
- the LOC129919239 gene encoding formin-1-like, which encodes MGSSSKSCSSSSSTKNKKEESATITKKKPNAKNAALLNSPNQMRAAHLLMQLKNDGFSNILTDQPLNKRAKPSNDVDMDFIEEFNESWKEAKRSAKSPTPIAPATELTLPTKKSPPTRKLTPTPPLPTPPPPTPPPPAPPPPTTPPLQLPPKPAPALLQHQEKSS